The Acidobacteriaceae bacterium nucleotide sequence GCGACACCAGCACCAGCAGCACGGCGGACACATCGATCACCGCAGCCCATACCTTGCCCGCATCGCGGCCCTTGTGCAGATCATTCATCACCGCGACGAAGCCCGACTTCACCACCGTCAGGTCGTACTTCCCTGTCTCGCGATCCACAAACGCATCGGCCGTATAGCCTGGCGCTTTGAACGACACCGACACCTGCGAGTCGTCCACGCGGAAGTCCGAAACCGCTCCCGTCACATGGTCATGCGCGCGCAGATACTCCACGATGCCCAGTTTGTCGGCACCATCCGCATCGTTGGTATGCAGCATCTTCGCTGCGATCGCAC carries:
- a CDS encoding PepSY-associated TM helix domain-containing protein, with product MTTANTSPKPNTKPPVPMRVRVRKATAVSARWLHIYLSMVSFAVVLFFSATGLTLNHPDWFAKQSRTIEAHGAIAAKMLHTNDADGADKLGIVEYLRAHDHVTGAVSDFRVDDSQVSVSFKAPGYTADAFVDRETGKYDLTVVKSGFVAVMNDLHKGRDAGKVWAAVIDVSAVLLVLVSLTGLVLIWFVYKRRMSGLILAAVGTLVVVMLYKMFVP